The following proteins come from a genomic window of Takifugu rubripes chromosome 11, fTakRub1.2, whole genome shotgun sequence:
- the fut4 gene encoding alpha3-fucosyltransferase (The RefSeq protein has 1 substitution compared to this genomic sequence): protein MGFSIHHCSWVRYRVRRTFPCFHPRQRYIFPSLAVLCVMGFVAMSLLDMEGPIDLNSRSQIPEDNSVVTILLWSHPFGRYSKFGDCLEHYQIRGCRITADRRAYGEADAVIVHHRDIITGTALPQELRPAAQKWIWMNYESPTHSPGLELFEGIFNLTLTYRRGSDIFLPYGFLIPNTLRSGIPYNSDQYLRTPAPHELIRPRLLAWVVSNWSESHARVVFYKQLQRFLRVDVYGRAGQAFFGDVVDLVRDYQFYLALENSQHTDYITEKLWSSIEAGAIPVVLGPSRENYERLLPPEAFIHVDDFATVRELAQYLLMLRRRPDLLMSHLSWRGGYRTHRPTFWTEHYCKACEVVRRTRGRTNVVKDLAHWFKS, encoded by the coding sequence ATGGGTTTTTCCATCCATCACTGTTCCTGGGTCAGATACAGAGTGCGGAGAACATTTCCATGCTTCCATCCCAGGCAGAGGTACATCTTTCCCTCCCTGGCTGTCCTCTGCGTCATGGGCTTTGTTGCTATGTCCCTCCTCGACATGGAGGGGCCGATTGACCTCAACTCCCGCAGCCAGATCCCCGAGGACAACAGCGTGGTGACAATACTCCTCTGGTCCCACCCGTTCGGACGCTACAGCAAATTCGGGGACTGCCTGGAGCACTATCAGATTAGAGGGTGCAGGATCACCGATGACAGGCGTGCGTACGGAGAGGCAGATGCTGTGATCGTCCACCACCGGGACATCATCACGGGCACCGCCCTTCCACAGGAACTCCGACCAGCTGCGCAAAAGTGGATTTGGATGAATTATGAATCCCCCACCCACTCACCGGGTTTGGAGCTTTTTGAGGGTATTTTTAATCTCACCCTGACCTACCGGAGGGGTTCCGATATATTCCTGCCGTACGGTTTTCTGATACCCAATACGCTCAGAAGCGGCATCCCCTATAACTCTGATCAGTATCTGAGGACGCCTGCGCCCCATGAACTGATCCGACCGCGCCTCCTGGCCTGGGTCGTCAGCAACTGGAGTGAGTCCCACGCCCGGGTGGTCTTCTACAAGCAGCTCCAGCGGTTCCTCAGGGTGGATGTGTATGGGCGCGCTGGACAAGCGTTCTTTGGGGACGTGGTGGACCTGGTCCGCGACTACCAGTTCTACCTTGCGCTGGAAAACTCTCAGCACACCGACTACATAACAGAAAAGCTCTGGAGCTCCATCGAGGCCGGGGCAATTCCAGTGGTCCTGGGTCCATCCAGGGAGAACTACGAGCGCTTACTGCCCCCAGAGGCCTTCATCCACGTGGATGACTTTGCGACAGTGCGTGAGCTGGCGCAGTACCTGCTGATGCTCCGGCGCAGGCCGGACCTGCTCATGTCTCATCTCAGCTGGAGAGGAGGCTACCGGACACACCGGCCCACCTTCTGGACTGAGCACTACTGCAAGGCCTGCGAGGTGGTGAGGAGGACCAGAGGCAGAACTAATGTGGTCAAAGACTTGGCACACTGGTTTAAATCGTGA
- the fut4 gene encoding alpha3-fucosyltransferase isoform X1: MGFSIHHCSWVRYRVRRTFPCFHPRQRYIFPSLAVLCVMGFVAMSLLDMEGPIDLNSRSQIPEDNSVVTILLWSHPFGRYSKFGDCLEHYQIRGCRITDDRRAYGEADAVIVHHRDIITGTALPQELRPAAQKWIWMNYESPTHSPGLELFEGIFNLTLTYRRGSDIFLPYGFLIPNTLRSGIPYNSDQYLRTPAPHELIRPRLLAWVVSNWSESHARVVFYKQLQRFLRVDVYGRAGQAFFGDVVDLVRDYQFYLALENSQHTDYITEKLWSSIEAGAIPVVLGPSRENYERLLPPEAFIHVDDFATVRELAQYLLMLRRRPDLLMSHLSWRGGYRTHRPTFWTEHYCKACEVVRRTRGRTNVVKDLAHWFKS; this comes from the coding sequence ATGGGTTTTTCCATCCATCACTGTTCCTGGGTCAGATACAGAGTGCGGAGAACATTTCCATGCTTCCATCCCAGGCAGAGGTACATCTTTCCCTCCCTGGCTGTCCTCTGCGTCATGGGCTTTGTTGCTATGTCCCTCCTCGACATGGAGGGGCCGATTGACCTCAACTCCCGCAGCCAGATCCCCGAGGACAACAGCGTGGTGACAATACTCCTCTGGTCCCACCCGTTCGGACGCTACAGCAAATTCGGGGACTGCCTGGAGCACTATCAGATTAGAGGGTGCAGGATCACCGATGACAGGCGTGCGTACGGAGAGGCAGATGCTGTGATCGTCCACCACCGGGACATCATCACGGGCACCGCCCTTCCACAGGAACTCCGACCAGCTGCGCAAAAGTGGATTTGGATGAATTATGAATCCCCCACCCACTCACCGGGTTTGGAGCTTTTTGAGGGTATTTTTAATCTCACCCTGACCTACCGGAGGGGTTCCGATATATTCCTGCCGTACGGTTTTCTGATACCCAATACGCTCAGAAGCGGCATCCCCTATAACTCTGATCAGTATCTGAGGACGCCTGCGCCCCATGAACTGATCCGACCGCGCCTCCTGGCCTGGGTCGTCAGCAACTGGAGTGAGTCCCACGCCCGGGTGGTCTTCTACAAGCAGCTCCAGCGGTTCCTCAGGGTGGATGTGTATGGGCGCGCTGGACAAGCGTTCTTTGGGGACGTGGTGGACCTGGTCCGCGACTACCAGTTCTACCTTGCGCTGGAAAACTCTCAGCACACCGACTACATAACAGAAAAGCTCTGGAGCTCCATCGAGGCCGGGGCAATTCCAGTGGTCCTGGGTCCATCCAGGGAGAACTACGAGCGCTTACTGCCCCCAGAGGCCTTCATCCACGTGGATGACTTTGCGACAGTGCGTGAGCTGGCGCAGTACCTGCTGATGCTCCGGCGCAGGCCGGACCTGCTCATGTCTCATCTCAGCTGGAGAGGAGGCTACCGGACACACCGGCCCACCTTCTGGACTGAGCACTACTGCAAGGCCTGCGAGGTGGTGAGGAGGACCAGAGGCAGAACTAATGTGGTCAAAGACTTGGCACACTGGTTTAAATCGTGA